A stretch of the Rosa rugosa chromosome 5, drRosRugo1.1, whole genome shotgun sequence genome encodes the following:
- the LOC133708262 gene encoding probable serine/threonine-protein kinase PBL18 isoform X1, with translation MGNCCRKHLQEPNSPVPVISQTPTGGSHRSKKVNRTTVGDRTTSTVSSTSVGETKREKQRSPLQEITHVASNTDIEKPSREKRRGYRIARKAGSSNIEGVNMNDGVFHAYYNCKLRCFCYSDLKVATRKFSSKNLIGQGGFGDVYKGYVSYCTMDSAAKPNEGLAIAIKRLRKTGTQGHEQWENEIKFMGKLNHPNIVKLLGYCHDGGHRMLVYEYMSKGSLETQLLAENAPQLDWSRRINVAMGLAKALDSLHNHGTPVIHRDLKASNVLLDDDFNAKLSDFGLARYGPLCDQDRIMTRILGTKGYIAPEYIGTGQVTLKTDVYSFGVVLLEILSGCCAVKKYSDGMAGDLIQWAGPYLCNKQQLHQVIDQRLGRNYPKKEAQKFAELILHCLASNPKSRPTMTEVVAELKDLQENTSSSSTPNSYHTPTFTPCPPPYKILLPRRNGCQTK, from the exons ATGGGAAATTGTTGCAGGAAACATCTTCAAGAGCCAAACTCTCCGGTTCCCGTTATTTCTCAAACTCCTACTG GCGGTTCTCATCGATCCAAGAAAGTTAATAGAACAACAGTTGGAGACAGAACTACTTCAACTGTTTCCTCAACTTCTGTGGGAG AAACGAAGCGTGAAAAACAGAGATCCCCACTTCAAGAGATCACACATGTTGCTTCAAACACAGATatag AGAAGCCTAGCAGAGAGAAAAGGCGTGGTTACCGAATTGCTCGAAAAGCTGGGAGTTCTAATATTGAGGGAGTGAACATGAATGATGGAGTGTTTCATGCTTACTACAACTGCAAGCTACGCTGCTTTTGTTACAGTGACTTGAAAGTGGCCACGCGCAAATTTAGCAGCAAAAATTTAATCGGGCAAGGCGGATTTGGTGATGTATATAAAGGGTATGTGAGTTACTGCACTATGGACTCTGCGGCAAAACCAAATGAGGGACTCGCAATTGCCATCAAAAGGCTCAGAAAGACCGGGACACAAGGCCATGAACAATGGGAG AATGAAATCAAATTCATGGGCAAACTAAACCATCCCAACATAGTGAAGCTACTAGGCTACTGCCATGACGGTGGGCACAGGATGTTGGTTTATGAGTACATGAGCAAAGGAAGCTTGGAGACTCAACTACTGGCAG AGAATGCGCCGCAGTTAGATTGGAGCAGAAGAATTAATGTAGCAATGGGGTTAGCTAAGGCCCTAGATTCTCTTCACAATCATGGCACGCCGGTCATTCATAGAGATTTGAAAGCTTCCAATGTCCTGTTGGATGAT GACTTCAATGCTAAGCTATCAGATTTTGGCCTGGCTAGGTATGGACCTCTCTGTGACCAGGACCGCATAATGACAAGGATTCTTGGCACCAAAGGCTATATTGCACCGGAATACATAGGAACTG GACAGGTAACGCTGAAAACCGATGTGTACAGCTTTGGAGTGGTGCTGTTGGAGATTTTATCAGGCTGCTGTGCCGTGAAGAAATATTCAGATGGGATGGCCGGAGATCTTATACAGTGGGCTGGACCATATCTTTGCAACAAGCAACAACTGCATCAAGTGATTGACCAGAGACTGGGAAGGAACTACCCAAAGAAAGAGGCTCAAAAGTTTGCGGAACTCATCCTCCACTGCCTTGCTTCAAACCCCAAGAGCAGACCAACAATGACTGAAGTTGTAGCTGAGTTGAAGGACTTACAAGAAAATACAAGCAGCAGCAGTACTCCGAACTCGTACCATACTCCTACATTTACCCCATGCCCTCCTCCATACAAAATACTTTTACCTAGACGAAATGGATGTCAGACAAAGTAA
- the LOC133708263 gene encoding probable serine/threonine-protein kinase PBL3: protein MGNCLDSSAKVDTAQSCLGTSASGTSKNSSKTSPSSAAPSTLTISSYSEKSNGSSLPTPRTEGEILSSPNLNPFSFTELRNATRNFRPDSLLGEGGFGYVFKGWINETTFTAAKPGSGMVVAVKKLKPEGFQGHKEWLTEVNYLGQLYHPNLVKLIGYCLEGENRLLVYEFMPKGSLENHLFRRGPQPLSWGIRMKVAIGAARGLKFLHEAESQVIYRDFKASNILLDAEFNAKLSDFGLAKAGPTGDRTHVSTQVMGTQGYAAPEYVATGRLTAKSDVYSFGVVLLELLSGRRAVDKTKVGVEQNLVDWTKPYLGDKRKLFRIMDTKLEGQYPQKSAYTAATLALQCLSPESKQRPTMSTVLATLEQLDAPKTAARISQSEQQGVPLHHHRSPMRHHRSPLNLTPSASPLPSHRPSACVH, encoded by the exons ATGGGCAACTGTTTAGATTCTTCTGCTAAAGTTGACACAGCTCAGAGCTGTCTTGGTACTTCAG CGTCGGGGACTTCCAAAAATTCCAGCAAAACCAGTCCCTCATCAGCTGCTCCCTCCACCTTGACCATTTCATCATATAGTGAAAAGAGCAATGGTTCAAGTCTTCCTACCCCAAGGACTGAAGGTGAAATATTGTCTTCTCCAAATCTAAACCCGTTCTCATTCACTGAGCTAAGGAATGCCACCAGGAACTTTCGCCCTGACAGTCTTCTCGGCGAGGGAGGATTTGGTTATGTCTTCAAAGGATGGATTAATGAAACCACGTTTACAGCTGCAAAGCCAGGGTCAGGAATGGTTGTAGCCGTCAAGAAGCTCAAACCTGAAGGTTTCCAAGGTCACAAGGAGTGGTTG ACAGAAGTTAATTATCTTGGCCAACTCTATCATCCAAATCTTGTTAAGCTTATTGGGTACTGCTTGGAAGGTGAAAACCGACTATTGGTGTATGAGTTCATGCCAAAAGGAAGCTTAGAGAATCATCTATTCAGAA GAGGGCCACAACCACTTTCATGGGGAATAAGAATGAAAGTCGCCATAGGTGCTGCCAGGGGGCTAAAATTTCTTCATGAAGCCGAATCACAAGTTATTTATCGTGATTTTAAGGCTTCCAATATTTTACTTGATGCG GAATTCAATGCGAAACTTTCTGATTTTGGCCTGGCCAAGGCGGGTCCCACGGGTGACAGGACCCATGTTTCTACTCAAGTCATGGGTACTCAAGGCTATGCAGCACCTGAATATGTTGCTACAG GTCGATTGACTGCTAAAAGTGACGTTTATAGTTTTGGGGTTGTATTGTTGGAACTATTGTCTGGACGGCGAGCTGTTGATAAAACAAAAGTTGGCGTGGAGCAGAATCTTGTAGACTGGACAAAACCATATTTGGGtgacaaaagaaaactattTCGGATTATGGATACCAAGTTGGAGGGTCAATATCCTCAGAAATCAGCCTATACAGCTGCTACTCTGGCTTTACAGTGCCTAAGCCCAGAATCTAAACAAAGGCCTACAATGTCAACAGTTTTAGCAACACTGGAACAACTTGATGCCCCCAAAACTGCTGCCAGAATCTCTCAATCAGAGCAGCAGGGAGTTCCTCTTCATCACCACAGGTCCCCAATGCGACATCACCGTTCCCCTTTAAATTTAACACCCAGTGCATCTCCATTGCCATCGCACCGGCCGTCTGCATGTGTTCATTGA
- the LOC133712149 gene encoding UDP-galactose/UDP-glucose transporter 3, with product MEAHGSGLRRVIVLAFCVAGIWAAYIYQGVLQETLSTKRFGPDGIRFEHLSFLNLAQNVVCLIWSYTMLKIWSSSNAGGAPLWTYWSAGITNTIGPAMGIEALKYISYPAQVLAKSSKMIPVMLMGTLVYGIRYTFPEYVCTLLVAGGVSMFALLKTSSKTISKLAHPNAPLGYGLCFLNLAFDGFTNATQDSITARYPKTSAWEIMLGMNLWGTIYNMIYMFGWPRGSGFEAVQFCKMHPEAAWDIFLYCLCGAVGQNFIFLTISRFGSLANTTITTTRKFVSIVVSSLLSGNPLSSKQWGCVVTVFSGLSYQIYLKWKKLQRLQKKRKPN from the exons ATGGAGGCTCACGGGTCGGGGCTCCGGCGTGTCATCGTCTTGGCCTTCTGCGTCGCCGGTATCTGGGCCGCTTATATCTACCAAGGTGTTCTTCAGGAAACTCT GTCCACCAAGCGGTTCGGTCCGGATGGGATTAGGTTCGAGCATCTTTCGTTCCTGAACTTGGCCCAAAATGTGGTCTGTTTAATCTGGTCATATACAA TGTTGAAGATTTGGTCCAGCAGTAATGCTGGCGGTGCGCCTTTGTGGACGTACTGGagtgcagggattactaatacGATTGGACCGGCTATGGGAATCGAAGCTTTGAAGTATATCAGCTACCCGGCCCAG GTCCTGGCCAAATCCTCAAAAATGATTCCAG TGATGCTGATGGGTACTCTAGTCTATGGCATAAGATACACCTTTCCTGAGTATGTTTGTACTCTCCTTGTTGCTGGAGGGGTATCCATGTTTGCACTCTTGAAG ACTAGCTCAAAGACCATTAGCAAGTTGGCACACCCAAATGCACCTCTTGGATATGGACTATGCTTCCTTAACCTTGCTTTTGATGGATTCACAAATGCTACTCAGGATTCAATAACAGCAAG GTACCCAAAAACAAGTGCCTGGGAAATAATGTTAGGCATGAACCTATGGGGTACCATATACAACATGATCTACATGTTTGGCTGGCCGCGAGGTAGCGGATTTGAGGCAGTTCAATTCTGCAAGATGCATCCTGAAGCAGCATGGGACATTTTTCTCTATTGTCTCTGTGGCGCAGTTGGCCAGAATTTCATCTTCCTAACCATAAGCAGATTTGGTTCCCTGGCTAATACCACCATTACCACCACCCGCAAGTTTGTGAGCATTGTGGTGTCGTCATTGCTCAGTGGCAATCCCCTGTCATCAAAGCAATGGGGTTGTGTTGTCACGGTCTTCTCTGGGTTGTCGTATCAGATCTACCTCAAATGGAAGAAGTTGCAGAGACTGCAGAAGAAGAGAAAGCCAAATTAA
- the LOC133708262 gene encoding serine/threonine-protein kinase BIK1-like isoform X2 — translation MGNCCRKHLQEPNSPVPVISQTPTGGSHRSKKVNRTTVGDRTTSTVSSTSVGETKREKQRSPLQEITHVASNTDIEKPSREKRRGYRIARKAGSSNIEGVNMNDGVFHAYYNCKLRCFCYSDLKVATRKFSSKNLIGQGGFGDVYKGYVSYCTMDSAAKPNEGLAIAIKRLRKTGTQGHEQWENEIKFMGKLNHPNIVKLLGYCHDGGHRMLVYEYMSKGSLETQLLAENAPQLDWSRRINVAMGLAKALDSLHNHGTPVIHRDLKASNVLLDDDFNAKLSDFGLARYGPLCDQDRIMTRILGTKGYIAPEYIGTGNAENRCVQLWSGAVGDFIRLLCREEIFRWDGRRSYTVGWTISLQQATTASSD, via the exons ATGGGAAATTGTTGCAGGAAACATCTTCAAGAGCCAAACTCTCCGGTTCCCGTTATTTCTCAAACTCCTACTG GCGGTTCTCATCGATCCAAGAAAGTTAATAGAACAACAGTTGGAGACAGAACTACTTCAACTGTTTCCTCAACTTCTGTGGGAG AAACGAAGCGTGAAAAACAGAGATCCCCACTTCAAGAGATCACACATGTTGCTTCAAACACAGATatag AGAAGCCTAGCAGAGAGAAAAGGCGTGGTTACCGAATTGCTCGAAAAGCTGGGAGTTCTAATATTGAGGGAGTGAACATGAATGATGGAGTGTTTCATGCTTACTACAACTGCAAGCTACGCTGCTTTTGTTACAGTGACTTGAAAGTGGCCACGCGCAAATTTAGCAGCAAAAATTTAATCGGGCAAGGCGGATTTGGTGATGTATATAAAGGGTATGTGAGTTACTGCACTATGGACTCTGCGGCAAAACCAAATGAGGGACTCGCAATTGCCATCAAAAGGCTCAGAAAGACCGGGACACAAGGCCATGAACAATGGGAG AATGAAATCAAATTCATGGGCAAACTAAACCATCCCAACATAGTGAAGCTACTAGGCTACTGCCATGACGGTGGGCACAGGATGTTGGTTTATGAGTACATGAGCAAAGGAAGCTTGGAGACTCAACTACTGGCAG AGAATGCGCCGCAGTTAGATTGGAGCAGAAGAATTAATGTAGCAATGGGGTTAGCTAAGGCCCTAGATTCTCTTCACAATCATGGCACGCCGGTCATTCATAGAGATTTGAAAGCTTCCAATGTCCTGTTGGATGAT GACTTCAATGCTAAGCTATCAGATTTTGGCCTGGCTAGGTATGGACCTCTCTGTGACCAGGACCGCATAATGACAAGGATTCTTGGCACCAAAGGCTATATTGCACCGGAATACATAGGAACTG GTAACGCTGAAAACCGATGTGTACAGCTTTGGAGTGGTGCTGTTGGAGATTTTATCAGGCTGCTGTGCCGTGAAGAAATATTCAGATGGGATGGCCGGAGATCTTATACAGTGGGCTGGACCATATCTTTGCAACAAGCAACAACTGCATCAAGTGATTGA